One segment of Polaribacter huanghezhanensis DNA contains the following:
- a CDS encoding formate--tetrahydrofolate ligase, producing MAYQSDIEIAQAKTLVHIKEIAAKLNIDEDTMEMYGKYKAKLPLSLIDEDKIKQNNLVLVTALTPTPAGEGKTTVSIGLTEGLNKIGKQATVVLREPSLGPVFGIKGGAAGGGYSQVVPMEDINLHFTGDFNAIEKANNLLSALIDNNLQSAVNNLNIDPRTILWKRVIDMNDRALRDITIGLGGTGNGIPRQDGFNITPASEVMAILCMATDFENLKKRLGDIFIGFTFDKKPVFARDLKAENAMAILLKDAIKPNLVQTLEENPAIIHGGPFANIAQGTNTLLATKMGLSLSNYVVTEAGFGADLGAEKFLNIKSAFGGLNPKCVVLVATIRALRHHGGAKPDEYNTPSIERVTEGFKNLEKHIENIRKFNIEPVVAINSFVSDSDEEVQFVKDTCVSLGVQAVLSEGWAKGGEGTKELATAVVDVVENKATQFKPLYDWKSPVKEKIAIIAKEIYGADGVIYDKKAELNLRRIDRLGFNDFAICMAKTQKSFSDDDKLIGRPTGFSVTVREIEIAAGAQFIIPILGKMMRMPGLPAKPASEGMTIDNNGVISGLS from the coding sequence ATGGCTTATCAATCTGATATTGAAATAGCACAGGCTAAAACCTTAGTGCATATTAAAGAAATTGCTGCAAAATTAAATATTGATGAAGATACTATGGAAATGTACGGCAAGTACAAAGCCAAATTACCTTTAAGTTTAATAGATGAAGATAAAATAAAACAAAATAATCTTGTCCTTGTTACAGCCTTAACTCCAACGCCAGCAGGAGAAGGAAAAACAACTGTTTCTATTGGATTGACAGAGGGATTGAATAAAATAGGCAAACAAGCAACGGTAGTTTTAAGAGAGCCTTCTTTAGGACCTGTTTTTGGAATAAAAGGAGGAGCAGCCGGTGGAGGATATTCGCAAGTTGTGCCAATGGAAGATATTAATTTGCACTTTACAGGTGATTTTAACGCCATTGAAAAAGCCAACAACCTTTTATCAGCTTTAATAGATAACAATTTACAAAGTGCTGTAAATAACTTAAATATTGATCCGCGTACTATTTTATGGAAACGTGTAATTGATATGAATGATAGAGCTTTACGAGATATTACAATTGGTTTGGGTGGAACGGGAAACGGAATTCCAAGACAAGACGGATTTAACATTACACCAGCGTCAGAAGTGATGGCAATCTTGTGTATGGCAACAGACTTTGAAAACCTTAAAAAACGTTTAGGAGATATTTTTATCGGTTTTACTTTTGATAAAAAACCTGTTTTTGCACGCGATTTAAAAGCAGAAAATGCGATGGCAATTTTATTAAAAGATGCCATCAAACCAAATTTAGTACAAACCTTAGAAGAAAACCCTGCAATTATTCATGGTGGACCATTTGCAAATATTGCACAAGGAACAAATACGCTTTTAGCTACAAAAATGGGATTAAGTTTATCTAATTACGTAGTAACAGAAGCTGGTTTTGGAGCAGATTTAGGCGCAGAAAAATTTTTAAATATCAAATCAGCTTTTGGAGGATTAAATCCGAAATGTGTGGTTTTAGTTGCAACAATTAGAGCATTGCGTCATCATGGAGGTGCAAAACCAGACGAATATAACACGCCAAGTATAGAAAGAGTTACAGAGGGGTTTAAGAATCTAGAAAAGCACATCGAAAACATCCGCAAGTTTAATATTGAACCCGTTGTGGCAATCAATTCATTTGTTTCAGATTCTGATGAAGAAGTACAGTTTGTAAAAGATACGTGTGTTAGTTTAGGAGTTCAGGCTGTATTGTCTGAAGGTTGGGCAAAAGGAGGAGAAGGAACCAAAGAGTTAGCAACTGCGGTTGTAGATGTGGTAGAAAATAAAGCAACGCAGTTTAAACCTTTATATGATTGGAAAAGTCCTGTAAAAGAAAAAATAGCAATTATCGCAAAAGAAATTTACGGAGCAGATGGTGTTATTTATGATAAAAAAGCAGAATTAAATTTACGAAGAATAGATCGTTTAGGATTTAATGATTTTGCGATTTGTATGGCAAAAACTCAAAAATCTTTTTCAGATGATGATAAGTTAATAGGAAGACCAACAGGGTTTTCTGTTACGGTTCGTGAAATTGAAATTGCTGCTGGAGCACAATTTATCATTCCTATTTTAGGGAAAATGATGCGTATGCCAGGTTTACCAGCAAAACCAGCATCAGAAGGAATGACGATTGATAATAATGGTGTTATTTCTGGGTTGTCTTAA
- the secDF gene encoding protein translocase subunit SecDF, which yields MQNKGLIRLFAILFGLVSLYQLSFTYFAGNVEDAAKVYAKEKATNNDGKAIAKFEKKYLDSVGNIKIINLGVAEYSYNDIRDKEMNLGLDLKGGINAVLQVSVKDILIGLSNESKSVVFNQALTAADAAQKSSTDTYLNLFFSEFEKLSNGTVKLSDPSIFGTKTLAEKGINFKKTNAQVKPIIQTEIDNSIDTAFEVLRSRIDKFGVTQPSIQRVGNSGRIQIELPGAKDIDRVKRLLESTAKLQFWEVFTNRELQSFFFTADAKVAQLLKDENPTANDTIKKDDIDNLLGKKDSTEVNSQKTLFTYLQFPNYQINDQLRSSIVADAKVKDTAMVNKLLAMKGVRSLLPSNLRYVKFLWDYKAFTPTQQAGQPQLAAEQKSERINLYAIKSNRKDKATIEGDVIIDAAQVFDQLGNKPEVSMAMNSSGSKQWEKMTTDNAGKFVAVVLDDYVYTAPSVNQPIVGGRTSISGGSMTITEAQDIATVLKAGKLPAAARIIQAQVVGPSLGQESIDRSINSFGLAIGLVLIWMLFYYGKAGGFANIALAVNILFIFGILASFSAVLTLPGIAGIILTIGMSVDANVIIFERIKEGLRGGKGLKLAVEDGFSVKGALSAIIDANITTLLTGIILYVFGTGPIKGFALTLMIGIATSLFTAVFITRMLIDGAVNKNSNLTFNTSISKGWFQNINIEFLRKRKIAYVISGAIIIGGIVSMATLGLKQGVDFKGGRSYVVHFDKPMNSTKVAEELKAVFGSAPEVKTYGSSNQLKITTAYKIDDEGLTADEEVQAALYNGLKPYLTTTTYESFKPGFEKAENASGIMSYMKVDPTIADDIKVDALWAVFGSLLVVFLYILLRFRKVSFSIGAVVAVFHDVLIVLGVFSILYKFMPFDMEMDQSFIAAILTVVGYSLNDTVIIFDRVREFTGIHTKWKYTEIVDKALSSTLGRTINTSLTTLLVMLAIFLFGGDSIKGFMFALIIGVVVGTYSSLFIATPIMFDTSKKVEEKE from the coding sequence ATGCAAAACAAAGGACTTATCAGATTATTCGCTATCCTTTTTGGATTAGTAAGTTTATATCAATTATCATTTACCTATTTCGCAGGGAATGTTGAAGATGCCGCAAAGGTGTATGCGAAAGAAAAAGCTACCAATAATGATGGTAAAGCTATAGCTAAGTTTGAAAAAAAATACTTAGATAGTGTTGGTAACATTAAAATCATCAATCTAGGAGTTGCTGAATATAGCTATAACGATATTAGAGACAAAGAAATGAATCTTGGTCTTGATTTAAAAGGTGGAATTAATGCAGTTTTACAAGTATCTGTAAAAGATATTTTAATTGGATTGTCTAACGAATCTAAAAGTGTCGTTTTTAATCAAGCACTAACTGCTGCAGATGCTGCACAAAAAAGTAGTACAGATACGTATTTAAATTTATTCTTTTCAGAATTTGAAAAATTAAGTAATGGAACTGTTAAGTTAAGTGATCCTTCTATTTTCGGAACTAAAACATTAGCTGAAAAAGGAATTAACTTTAAAAAAACAAATGCGCAGGTTAAGCCAATCATCCAAACTGAAATAGACAATTCTATTGATACTGCTTTTGAAGTATTACGTAGTAGAATTGATAAATTTGGTGTAACACAACCAAGTATTCAACGTGTTGGAAACTCTGGTAGAATTCAAATTGAATTGCCTGGCGCAAAAGATATTGACCGTGTAAAGAGATTATTAGAAAGTACTGCCAAATTACAATTTTGGGAAGTGTTTACTAATAGAGAATTACAAAGTTTTTTCTTTACCGCTGACGCTAAAGTCGCTCAACTTTTAAAAGATGAAAATCCTACAGCAAACGATACCATCAAAAAAGATGATATCGATAACTTATTAGGGAAAAAAGATTCTACAGAAGTAAACAGTCAAAAAACATTATTTACTTATTTACAATTTCCTAATTATCAAATTAACGATCAACTTAGAAGTTCCATTGTAGCAGATGCTAAAGTAAAAGACACAGCCATGGTTAATAAACTACTAGCAATGAAAGGTGTTAGATCTTTACTACCTAGCAACTTAAGGTACGTTAAGTTTTTATGGGACTATAAAGCTTTCACTCCTACTCAACAAGCTGGACAACCTCAATTAGCTGCTGAGCAAAAATCAGAAAGAATAAACCTTTACGCAATCAAATCAAACAGAAAAGATAAAGCAACTATAGAAGGTGATGTAATTATAGATGCTGCTCAGGTTTTTGACCAATTAGGAAACAAACCAGAAGTTAGCATGGCTATGAATAGTAGTGGTTCTAAACAATGGGAAAAAATGACCACAGACAATGCTGGTAAATTTGTTGCAGTTGTTTTAGATGATTATGTATATACAGCTCCTTCTGTAAATCAACCAATTGTTGGTGGTAGAACTTCTATTTCTGGTGGGTCAATGACCATTACAGAAGCACAAGATATTGCAACGGTTTTAAAAGCGGGTAAATTACCTGCTGCAGCTAGAATAATTCAAGCGCAAGTTGTTGGTCCTTCTTTAGGGCAAGAATCAATTGATCGTAGTATCAATTCATTTGGATTGGCTATTGGATTGGTATTAATTTGGATGTTATTTTACTACGGTAAAGCTGGTGGATTTGCAAACATTGCATTGGCGGTAAACATTTTATTTATCTTCGGAATTTTAGCATCGTTTAGTGCAGTATTAACTTTACCAGGAATTGCAGGTATTATCTTAACAATTGGGATGTCTGTTGATGCAAATGTTATCATTTTTGAAAGGATTAAAGAAGGATTAAGAGGAGGAAAAGGATTAAAATTAGCGGTAGAAGATGGCTTTAGTGTAAAAGGAGCATTATCTGCAATTATTGATGCAAATATTACCACTTTATTAACAGGTATTATCTTATACGTTTTTGGTACTGGACCAATTAAAGGTTTTGCATTAACATTAATGATTGGTATTGCAACATCATTATTTACTGCAGTATTTATTACACGTATGTTAATTGATGGAGCTGTAAATAAAAATAGTAATTTAACATTTAACACTTCTATTTCTAAAGGTTGGTTCCAAAATATCAATATAGAATTCTTAAGAAAACGTAAAATTGCTTACGTTATTTCTGGAGCTATTATTATTGGAGGAATTGTTTCTATGGCAACTTTAGGATTAAAACAAGGAGTTGATTTTAAAGGTGGTCGTTCTTATGTTGTACATTTTGACAAACCAATGAACTCAACGAAGGTTGCTGAAGAATTAAAAGCTGTGTTTGGTTCTGCTCCAGAAGTAAAAACGTACGGTTCTTCAAATCAATTAAAAATAACAACTGCATACAAAATAGATGACGAAGGTTTAACAGCTGATGAAGAAGTTCAAGCTGCTTTATACAACGGATTAAAACCTTATTTAACAACAACTACTTACGAAAGCTTTAAACCAGGTTTCGAAAAAGCTGAAAATGCAAGTGGAATTATGAGCTACATGAAAGTAGATCCAACCATAGCAGATGATATTAAAGTAGATGCACTTTGGGCTGTATTTGGTTCTCTTTTAGTGGTGTTCTTATATATCTTATTGCGTTTCAGAAAAGTATCATTTAGTATTGGAGCTGTAGTTGCAGTTTTCCACGATGTATTAATTGTATTAGGTGTTTTCTCTATCTTGTACAAGTTTATGCCTTTTGATATGGAAATGGATCAATCATTTATAGCGGCCATATTAACCGTTGTTGGATATTCTTTAAATGATACTGTAATTATTTTTGATAGAGTTAGAGAATTTACAGGAATTCATACAAAATGGAAATATACTGAGATTGTAGACAAAGCATTAAGTTCTACCTTAGGAAGAACCATCAATACGTCATTAACAACATTACTAGTAATGTTAGCAATTTTCTTATTTGGAGGAGATTCTATTAAAGGATTTATGTTTGCATTAATTATTGGTGTTGTAGTTGGAACATACTCTTCATTATTTATTGCAACTCCTATAATGTTTGATACTTCTAAAAAAGTAGAAGAAAAAGAATAA
- the obgE gene encoding GTPase ObgE, which produces MTEGNFVDYIKVYATSGKGGSGSMHLHREKFITKGGPDGGDGGRGGHVILRGNKNMWTLFHLKFKKHFRADHGGSGSKSRSTGHDGSDVYVDVPLGTIVRDADTNEILFEITDNMQEVVLLRGGKGGLGNWHFKSSTNQTPRYSQPGMDGIEGWYLLELKLLADVGLVGFPNAGKSTLLSVITSAKPKIADYAFTTLKPNLGIVEHRNHQTFVMADIPGIIEGAAEGKGLGFRFLRHIERNSTLLFLIPADSEDINKEYKILLNELKTHNPELLDKNRLLAISKDDMLDDELRAEITKDLPDGVPHIFFSSLANTGLTELKDQLWKMLN; this is translated from the coding sequence ATGACTGAGGGAAATTTTGTTGACTACATAAAAGTGTACGCAACTTCTGGTAAAGGAGGAAGCGGATCGATGCACTTACACAGAGAAAAATTTATTACCAAAGGTGGTCCAGATGGTGGAGATGGTGGTCGTGGTGGACATGTTATTTTGCGTGGAAATAAAAATATGTGGACATTATTTCACTTAAAGTTTAAAAAACACTTTAGAGCAGATCATGGTGGTTCTGGAAGTAAAAGTAGAAGTACCGGACACGACGGTAGCGATGTGTATGTAGATGTGCCTTTAGGGACAATTGTTAGAGATGCAGACACCAACGAAATCCTTTTTGAAATTACAGATAATATGCAAGAAGTTGTCTTATTACGCGGTGGAAAAGGCGGCTTAGGAAACTGGCATTTTAAATCTTCTACAAATCAAACACCAAGATATTCGCAACCAGGAATGGATGGAATTGAAGGCTGGTATTTGTTAGAATTAAAATTATTGGCTGATGTTGGTTTGGTTGGATTTCCGAATGCAGGAAAATCTACTTTATTATCCGTAATTACATCAGCAAAACCAAAAATTGCTGATTACGCGTTTACAACTCTAAAACCCAATTTAGGAATTGTAGAACATAGAAATCATCAAACTTTTGTCATGGCAGATATTCCTGGAATTATAGAAGGAGCTGCAGAAGGAAAAGGTTTAGGATTTCGATTTTTACGTCATATAGAACGGAATTCTACGTTGTTGTTTTTAATACCTGCGGATAGTGAAGACATCAATAAAGAATATAAAATTTTATTGAACGAACTAAAAACACACAATCCAGAATTGTTAGATAAAAACAGGCTGTTGGCAATTTCTAAGGATGATATGTTAGATGATGAATTAAGAGCAGAAATTACCAAAGATTTACCTGATGGCGTTCCGCATATATTTTTCTCTTCGTTAGCAAACACAGGTTTGACAGAATTGAAAGATCAACTTTGGAAAATGTTGAATTAA
- a CDS encoding tetratricopeptide repeat protein, translated as MEKVYILLLVCVSIKVGAQTSTFSRADSLLEKGRYELALTQLKTIDTLQDTSNYKIGNIYASVDDFKNAIAYYKKALVFKESFKVQLSLANAYRKEKKYKNAIQIYEKLLEKDSENLIITYQLGKLYFATNDLDKAVQIFTLLSEKDKNNPNYYYQLGLISANKADGNGMLDNFLKAYKSDSTHLKSVYQLARTFSLIRKRDSSRLFTDIGLRLDSLHINLNRLKINELFRDKKYKKAILRLKKLDFITPNNLYNKKMLGRSYFNIDSLDLARTYFKSARNIDKKDFKILTYLGHIYKAEKKYANAIFTYKMATTIGKKPRAEEYYSLALLYLEIKKPKAAIEMFKMSIKENNRQHKVLYQLALTSDSYYKDKKIAYKYYEEYISRFKKTDKDFTAFVKKRMKEIKKGLFLKGEKVE; from the coding sequence ATGGAAAAGGTATATATACTACTCTTAGTATGTGTGAGTATAAAAGTAGGAGCGCAAACTTCTACTTTTTCTCGTGCAGATAGTTTGTTAGAAAAAGGAAGATATGAGTTAGCATTAACGCAATTAAAAACGATTGATACTTTGCAAGATACTTCTAATTATAAAATTGGAAATATTTATGCCTCTGTTGATGATTTTAAAAATGCCATTGCGTACTATAAAAAAGCGTTGGTTTTTAAAGAAAGCTTTAAAGTGCAACTATCATTAGCGAATGCGTATCGTAAAGAAAAAAAATATAAAAATGCCATTCAGATTTATGAAAAACTTTTAGAAAAAGATTCGGAAAACTTAATTATCACCTATCAATTAGGTAAATTATATTTTGCTACAAACGATTTAGATAAAGCGGTACAAATTTTTACATTACTTTCTGAAAAAGATAAAAATAATCCTAATTATTATTATCAACTTGGACTAATTTCTGCGAACAAGGCTGATGGAAACGGAATGTTAGATAATTTTTTAAAAGCTTATAAAAGCGATAGCACACATCTAAAATCGGTGTATCAATTAGCAAGAACATTTTCGTTGATAAGAAAAAGAGATTCGTCAAGGTTATTTACCGATATAGGTTTGCGATTAGATAGTTTACATATCAATTTAAATAGGCTAAAAATCAATGAACTTTTTCGGGATAAAAAATATAAAAAAGCGATACTTCGTTTAAAAAAATTAGACTTCATAACCCCTAATAATCTTTATAATAAAAAGATGTTAGGAAGATCTTATTTTAATATCGATTCGTTAGATTTAGCCAGAACTTATTTTAAGTCCGCAAGAAATATTGATAAAAAAGATTTTAAAATTTTGACTTATTTGGGTCATATTTATAAAGCCGAAAAAAAATATGCCAATGCAATTTTTACTTATAAAATGGCAACAACAATTGGTAAAAAACCTAGAGCCGAAGAGTATTATAGTTTAGCACTATTGTATTTAGAAATAAAAAAACCAAAGGCGGCTATTGAAATGTTTAAAATGTCTATTAAAGAAAATAACAGACAACATAAGGTTTTATATCAATTAGCTTTGACTTCCGATTCTTATTATAAAGATAAAAAGATAGCGTATAAATATTACGAAGAGTACATTTCGAGGTTTAAAAAGACGGATAAAGATTTTACCGCTTTCGTAAAAAAGAGAATGAAAGAAATAAAAAAAGGATTGTTTTTAAAAGGAGAAAAAGTGGAATAA
- a CDS encoding M56 family metallopeptidase: MITYSIQVVLFQILFLAVYDFFLSKETFYKYNRWYLLGTPILSFVLPLIKIPTFQRAVPQEIMILLPEVMLSPQKVIEKTTFYRDGSINYLNLLFWIGTLLFTIVFLIKLFKIIQLITKNETIQKHFYKLVLLPKQDNAFSFFNYIFLGKNIPIEKQASIIDHELIHAKQKHTLDLLFFELLKIVMWFNPLIYFYQHRITLLHEYISDAEIIKDTKKHQYFNTLLSQTFQVENISFVNQFYKHSLIKKRIIMMTKNKSKQIKKAKYLLLLPLLASMLVYTSCNIEDSINPQDQEVEHLKQTIKDLELRNEIQSGLMNYLLRKTDSLSRTQNPENKFDIPLAIIENVPVFPGCEEGTRKDKMDCLNEKIRHTIIKNFNADFIKDLGLPKGRAKIWTQFRIDENGNIVDINVIKSPHQKLSAEAIRVVKTLPKMKPGLQRGKAVGVKYTLPISLNVG; the protein is encoded by the coding sequence ATGATAACTTATAGTATTCAAGTCGTTTTATTTCAAATACTATTTTTAGCGGTGTACGATTTCTTTTTAAGCAAAGAAACGTTTTACAAGTATAACAGATGGTATTTGTTAGGAACACCCATTTTGTCTTTTGTGTTGCCTTTGATAAAGATTCCTACTTTTCAAAGAGCCGTACCGCAAGAAATTATGATTTTACTCCCAGAAGTAATGTTATCACCACAAAAAGTAATAGAGAAAACGACCTTTTATAGGGATGGATCTATCAATTATCTAAATCTTTTATTTTGGATTGGAACTTTATTATTTACAATCGTATTTCTGATAAAACTATTTAAAATTATTCAGTTAATTACAAAGAATGAAACCATACAAAAACATTTCTATAAATTGGTTTTACTGCCAAAACAAGACAATGCCTTTTCGTTTTTTAATTATATTTTTTTAGGGAAAAATATTCCGATAGAAAAACAAGCATCAATTATTGATCACGAATTAATTCACGCAAAACAAAAGCATACGTTAGATTTATTGTTTTTTGAACTGCTAAAAATTGTGATGTGGTTTAATCCATTGATTTATTTTTATCAACATAGAATTACTTTGTTACACGAATATATATCTGATGCAGAAATTATAAAGGACACCAAAAAACATCAATATTTTAACACTTTACTAAGCCAAACCTTTCAGGTTGAAAACATTTCGTTTGTCAATCAATTTTACAAACATTCACTCATTAAAAAAAGAATTATTATGATGACAAAAAACAAATCAAAACAAATTAAAAAGGCAAAGTATTTATTGTTATTGCCTTTATTGGCGAGTATGTTGGTTTATACTTCGTGTAATATTGAAGATTCAATAAATCCTCAAGACCAGGAAGTTGAACATCTAAAACAAACAATTAAAGATTTAGAATTACGGAATGAAATTCAAAGTGGTTTGATGAATTATTTATTGAGAAAAACGGATTCATTGTCAAGAACACAAAATCCAGAAAACAAGTTTGATATTCCTCTTGCAATAATAGAAAATGTTCCCGTTTTTCCTGGTTGTGAAGAAGGAACAAGAAAAGATAAAATGGATTGCTTAAATGAAAAAATTAGACATACTATTATTAAAAATTTTAATGCAGATTTCATTAAAGATTTAGGGTTGCCTAAAGGAAGAGCAAAGATTTGGACTCAGTTTAGAATTGATGAAAATGGAAATATTGTAGATATAAATGTCATAAAATCTCCACATCAAAAACTTTCAGCAGAAGCAATACGAGTTGTTAAAACATTACCAAAAATGAAACCTGGTTTGCAACGAGGAAAAGCAGTTGGAGTTAAATATACCTTGCCAATTTCTTTAAATGTAGGATAA
- a CDS encoding BlaI/MecI/CopY family transcriptional regulator: MIKQLTKAEEQFMQVLWGLGEASVKEIIEQLPKPKPAYNTVSTIIRILETKEFVHHKAKGRGYVYYPIVDKDVYSNQTLHKVVDGYFDGSFKSMVSFFVKKNDMDIAELETILKEINKKEN, translated from the coding sequence ATGATAAAGCAATTAACAAAAGCAGAAGAGCAGTTTATGCAGGTTTTATGGGGTTTAGGAGAAGCGTCTGTAAAAGAAATTATAGAACAACTTCCAAAACCAAAACCCGCATATAATACTGTTTCTACAATTATTAGAATTTTAGAAACCAAAGAATTTGTACATCACAAAGCGAAAGGAAGAGGGTATGTGTATTATCCAATTGTAGATAAAGATGTGTATAGCAACCAAACTTTGCATAAAGTTGTGGATGGTTATTTTGATGGTTCGTTTAAAAGTATGGTTTCCTTTTTTGTGAAAAAGAACGATATGGATATTGCTGAACTAGAAACAATTTTAAAAGAGATTAATAAGAAAGAAAATTAA
- a CDS encoding DUF456 domain-containing protein, producing MDIFLLFLGFIFIFLGIIGAFLPILPGPLTGWVGLLLLHFTSTVPKDWTFLSITLFVAALVWVLDYFIPAMGTKRFGGSKSGVYGTTIGLIIGLFSPIPFGILIGAFVGAFIGEMMNNSKDTDRALKASFGSLLGFFVSASLKFGVGLVYFWFFISTFWEYKSAFFS from the coding sequence ATGGACATTTTTTTACTTTTCTTAGGATTTATCTTTATTTTTTTAGGAATCATCGGTGCTTTTTTACCCATTTTACCCGGACCGTTAACGGGTTGGGTTGGTTTATTACTACTTCATTTTACATCAACCGTTCCAAAAGATTGGACTTTTTTAAGTATTACACTTTTTGTTGCTGCCTTGGTTTGGGTGCTCGATTATTTTATTCCAGCCATGGGAACAAAACGTTTTGGTGGAAGTAAATCTGGAGTATACGGAACCACAATTGGGTTGATCATTGGCCTGTTCTCTCCTATTCCGTTTGGTATTTTAATTGGTGCTTTTGTGGGTGCATTTATTGGCGAAATGATGAACAACAGTAAAGATACAGACCGGGCATTAAAAGCATCTTTTGGTTCTTTACTCGGATTTTTTGTATCCGCAAGTTTAAAATTTGGTGTTGGCTTGGTGTATTTCTGGTTTTTTATCAGCACTTTTTGGGAATATAAATCGGCTTTCTTTAGTTAG
- the lysS gene encoding lysine--tRNA ligase: MQLSEQEVVRREKLSKLRELGINPYPADLFPVNHTSKQIKENFTEEKQVIIAGRLVSINIQGKASFAQLQDSEGRIQVYFNRDVICEGDDKTKYNDVFKKLLDLGDFVGIEGELFTTKVGEKTVRVKDFTLLSKALKPLPLPKEKDGVVYDAFTDPEMRYRQRYADLAVNPHVKEVFVKRTKLFNAMRDFFNTAGYFEVETPILQPIPGGAAARPFITHHNSLDIPLYMRIANELYLKRLIVGGFDGVYEFSKNFRNEGMDRTHNPEFTAMEIYVAYKDYNWMMDFCEQLLEHCAIAVNGTTEATFGAHKIDFKAPYARVTMADSIKHFTRFDITDKTEDEIRTAAKSMGIEVDATMGKGKLIDEIFGEKCEGNYIQPTFITDYPKEMSPLCKEHRDNPELTERFELMVCGKEIANAYSELNDPIDQRERFEHQLKLAEKGDDEATEFIDEDFLRALEYGMPPTSGMGIGMDRLIMFLTNNQSIQEVLFFPQMRPEQRIAADVALTDDEKALLAIITKTEKIALNELKTQSGLSNKKWDKTIKGLTKKEVAKVSKTDEGLFVEVV; encoded by the coding sequence ATGCAATTATCAGAACAAGAAGTTGTACGAAGAGAAAAACTATCCAAATTACGTGAGTTAGGAATCAATCCTTATCCTGCAGATTTATTTCCAGTAAATCACACTTCAAAACAGATTAAGGAAAACTTTACTGAAGAAAAACAAGTAATTATTGCTGGTAGATTAGTATCTATAAACATACAAGGAAAAGCTTCTTTTGCACAATTGCAAGATTCGGAAGGCAGAATTCAGGTGTATTTTAATAGAGATGTGATTTGTGAAGGTGATGACAAAACAAAATACAACGATGTCTTTAAAAAATTATTAGACTTAGGAGATTTTGTGGGGATTGAAGGAGAATTATTTACAACGAAAGTTGGCGAAAAAACAGTACGAGTTAAAGACTTTACTCTATTAAGCAAAGCGTTAAAACCATTGCCTTTACCAAAAGAAAAGGACGGGGTTGTGTATGATGCTTTTACAGATCCAGAAATGCGTTACCGACAACGTTATGCAGATTTGGCTGTAAATCCACATGTAAAAGAAGTTTTTGTAAAAAGAACAAAACTGTTCAACGCCATGCGCGATTTCTTTAATACCGCTGGGTATTTTGAAGTTGAAACTCCAATTTTACAACCAATTCCGGGTGGCGCAGCAGCAAGACCCTTTATAACACATCACAATTCTTTAGACATTCCGTTGTACATGAGAATTGCCAACGAATTGTATTTAAAAAGATTGATTGTTGGTGGATTTGACGGTGTGTATGAGTTTTCTAAAAACTTTAGAAACGAAGGAATGGACAGAACGCACAATCCAGAATTTACAGCCATGGAAATCTATGTTGCCTACAAAGATTACAATTGGATGATGGATTTCTGTGAACAATTATTAGAACATTGTGCAATCGCCGTAAACGGAACTACGGAAGCAACTTTCGGAGCACACAAAATAGATTTTAAGGCGCCATACGCAAGAGTAACCATGGCTGACTCTATCAAACATTTTACAAGGTTTGACATTACTGATAAAACAGAAGATGAAATTAGAACAGCTGCAAAAAGTATGGGAATTGAAGTGGATGCAACCATGGGGAAAGGGAAATTAATTGATGAAATTTTTGGTGAAAAATGTGAAGGAAATTACATTCAGCCAACTTTTATTACTGATTACCCGAAAGAAATGTCTCCGTTGTGTAAAGAACACAGAGACAATCCAGAATTAACCGAACGTTTTGAATTGATGGTTTGTGGTAAAGAAATTGCCAATGCATATTCTGAATTAAACGATCCGATAGATCAACGTGAGCGTTTTGAACATCAATTAAAATTAGCTGAAAAAGGAGACGATGAAGCTACAGAATTTATTGACGAAGACTTTTTACGTGCCTTAGAATACGGAATGCCACCAACTTCTGGAATGGGAATTGGAATGGACCGTTTGATTATGTTTTTAACGAACAATCAATCCATTCAAGAAGTATTATTCTTCCCTCAAATGAGACCAGAGCAGCGAATCGCTGCAGATGTTGCACTTACTGATGACGAGAAAGCGCTACTAGCTATCATCACAAAAACAGAAAAAATAGCTTTGAATGAATTGAAAACGCAATCTGGTTTATCAAATAAAAAATGGGACAAAACCATTAAAGGATTAACCAAGAAAGAGGTTGCAAAAGTTTCTAAAACAGACGAAGGTTTGTTTGTGGAAGTTGTGTAA